The DNA sequence gggggaaagggggagagaaaaaggtgTGGGGGAGACGGGAATGGGGCAGGCGAAAGGAAGGGGGGAGGCAAACGCAGACCGACAAGTGAGAGCCCGGACCGGGGGCCGCGCGacgggcggccgggcgcggggaggcagCGCTGCATGAGGCGCCGCAGCCCGTGGCAGGGCCGCATCTGCAGAGCCGCCGACGTTAATTAAGTCGGAGCTGGGCCAGCAATGGCCTAATTAATTAATAACACCTACTTGTGCGGTGCCAAGCACCATGCAGCCGCGAAGCGCGGCGGTgccccgggctgcggcgggctTGTTTACGGCTCTCGCCCCTCTCCGTGCGCGGCCGAGGGGTCCCGGCGCCGCGAGGAAACGGGGAGGGTGCCGGCGCCCACGCGGCTGGGGCACGTGGAGACCTGGGCCCCAGCGAGGCCCCACACGTGTGCACGTCCCACACGTGTGCCCACATGGCCCCGGTGCACGCCCCACATGCAGGCACGTGTGTGAcccacacgcacatgcacacagtcCCAGTGTCCCAGCACATGGATGTGCACACcccacacgcgtgcacacgcacaccccaCACGTGCACACCCCACCCGTGCACACACcccacacacgtgcacatgcatgccCCACATGTGCACACCCCACCCGTGCACACTCACACcccacacgtgcacacgcacaccccaCATGTGCACCGCGGCCCCAGCGCTCCGGCACGCGTGCACACACGTGCCCCCGCAGACGGCGAGCGGCGGCGCTTGCTCCGAGGCCCACCTGGGAGCTGCCGCTCGCTGCCGTGACGGGGAGCTGTCAGCGCTCAAAGTTAACGGGGTGACGTGTGGGGACAGGAAAAACAAACCCCTCTGCGGGAGCGTGACGAGCGCGGGAGAGCCAaggcggcggggaggccggggctccgcgggggacggggctgcggcggcggacGGGCTGGGGACCGAGGCGCGGGGgtggccggcagcggggccgcagCTGGGCGAGCGGAggagccgagcggggccgcggccgccctggCGCCTCCCAGCCGGGCTCAGCCGCGGGGAAGGGGCGCAGTGGGGAGCCGCGCTGCCGGCAAGCATcccggcacgggcagagcagccggcACAGGAGGCTCCGAGCCGGGCTGGGGGCGCGAAGGGGTCCCAAGGCAGGGATGCACGGGGGTCCCGAGGCAGGGATGCGCAGGGATGCGCAGGGATGCACGGGGGTCCCGAGGCAGGGATGCACGGGGGTCCCGAGGCAGGGGGTGCCAAGGACCAGCctgcccagacacctgggtcccccgcACGCCTGGGTGCCCATCACCTGCAAGAGGGGAGACCGAGGGGACGCCCCGCCACAGCGTCACCGCCACACGTGTGACACCAGCACGGCTGTTTAATGGGTTTGCAGCAAGGCTGCTGTCTCCGCCTGCGCGCGGGGGGCCCAggggagcggcgccgggggccaGGGGAGCTCAGTGGACCAGGACCTCCATCTTGTGGCTGCCCTTCTTCTTGCAGACGGGGACCTCGCGGCTGCCCTTGGCCGACTCCACCACGGTGACGGCCATGTCGCCCTTCTGGAAGCGGGTGGAGAACCTGGGGGGGCGGAGCCCTgagcgggggggggacacacctGGCCCCGCCCCACCTCCTGCCCAATGGGGTGCCTGGGCTGCACCCTCCGCCAATCAGCACCCTCGGGCTTGTGTCCCACCCGCCCTTCCCGGTACCCAACCCGAGCCCCGCCCTTGCAGGCTCCGCCTCCATGAGCCTAACCCCGCCCCAGGAGACCCGCCCCTGCAAGCCCCTCCCCGGAGGCCCCGCCCAcccggaggccccgcccccgtACTGGTCGGCGATGTGCAGGGGCAGCGCCTGGGCCGTGGTGTCCATGAGGGTCTGGTGCAGGCGGGTGACGAGCTCGATGAGGTGGTCGCTGACGAGCAGGAAGTCGCCCTTGGTGCCGCCCGTGGAGCTCTGCGGGGCGGGAGAGGGCTcagcccgccggcccccccccgctccggccccccccgggcccctgcCCTACCTCCTTGAGGTGCAGCGCCAGGAAGCCGTCGGAGAAGCGGGTGACGGAGACGCTGCGGATGTCGCCCAGGCTGAGCACGGTCTTGGGCTGGGCGCCCTTGGGCTCGGCCAGCACCAGGTGCTCAGTggtgagcagcagcagccgcgGCACCGTCTGCGGCGGGCGGCACgtcagccccggccccggccccgcgccccgccgccatCCCCACCCCGCGGCGCCCACCTTGCCGCTGGCTCGGTTCACCTTCCTCACGGCCTCGGCCATCACCAGCTTGTCCTTGGCCACCGCGTGCAGCTTCTGGTACTTGGGGTTCTGCGTCAGCCCCAGGTACTCGCCCTGGAAGGGCtgcggcaggctgggggcggggggggggggggccgtgagCTGCCCACCGCCCCGGGGAGTGGGGGGGCCTGCAACCACCCCGCTGTGCCGGCTGCCTGCCTGTCCCCTGCACCCATCGCCCCCCGTGCAGCTGCATGCCCCGTGCACCCACCTGCTGCGTGCACCatctccccccgcgcccccgcccgcccccgcgagcccggccggggcggcaccTCTTGGGGTACAGCGTCTTCTTGTCCTTGAAGAGCTCGCTGGCGCAGAGCTTGGCCTGCAGCAGGGCCCTGCGCTGCGGCGTCAGCTGCTCTCGGTACTTCTTGCACTGCCGAGGGAAGGGAGGATGCGGTGCCACCGCAGCCCCggagcccgcccggcccccgccccgctcccgccggccccccccaccTTCCAGCGGTGGAAGATGTCCTTCAGCTCCTGGTTGGTGCCGGCCAGGAACCTGTAGGGCGCCGGGGGCCAGGTCCGGTCGGTCACCGCCAGGGGCGGGAGGTTGTTCCGCAGCCCCACGAAGAACTTCTGCACCTGGGCGACAGCGTGGCGGCGTCGGGACCGCGCAGCGGCGGCCCGGGGAGCCCGGGGGTCGGGAGGTGCCGTGCCCACGTCCCcggccggccgggggggccccgtccCAGCCCGCGCCCGCCACGCCGCGCCCCGCTCACCAGCCGCCGGTAGATGAAGTTGGCCAGCCGGGCGCTGGCCCCAGAGCGGAAATACTTCCTGTACGTCTTGCGGACCTGCGGCGGGACGTGGCCGTCAGCGGGACGCGGCCCCGGGGTGTCGGTGCACCCGCGGACGGGAGCGCGCGGGACAGCCGCCCTGGCCCGACAGCGTGGGCGGGGGCGAGACAGAGAGCCCGGACACAGCGGAGGgagagcaggacagagcagcGGCGAGGAGagcgcggccggccccgctcgGCACGGCCCCGTTACCTGGTACCCTCTCCAGTACGCCGAGATGGTGCTggcggcccggtggcggcggcgctgggaCTTCAGCTCCCGAAGGAGCCTGCGAGACTGCGGAGGAAAGATCGGAGCCCAAAGGAGCCCGGAGACGGGGAGAAACACCAACACACATAGGGAGccagaaggagagaggaaaggcaggagaggagagaggaaagacgGAGAGAGAGGGGATGAGGCAGGTCCGGAGCCGCAcgggggctcggccgggccgggggccgtgcTGCACCCCGGCTCCCCCGGGAACCCGCCGGGGCCAGCCGTGGTGCCGGCTCACCTTCCAGCCCCGTGCGTACGCCTGGAGCAGCAGCGCCGACCGCCTCATCTGCCGGTACCGGTGCTTTTGCTGCGGCGGGAGAGCTGGGTGAGCGGGACGCCGCGCCGCGGgaccctgctcccagccccgctgcctgccgGGGGTGAGgaccgcccccctccccggcgcagGACGGACAGACGGGGCGACGCGGCCGGACCCCCCGTTACCGCGTGGCCCCGGAACCAGGCAGCAATGAGGATCTGGCTCTTGCGCATGAGCTGGAACTGGGTCCGGCACCGCCAGCCCCGAAACATCTTCTGGATGAGGGTGGCCAGCTCGGCCACgcgctcctgccgccgccgctccaGGTCGAAGAGCTGTGGGTGGGGGGAGAGCGCTGGGGGTGTGACGGGGCGGCAGCCCCCATGCCGGGACCCTCCCCACCACGCGCCCCCCCCGACTCACGGTGCGCGGCGAGCGGATGAAGAGCTTGGTGTGCCCATACGCCAGCTCCTCAGCGGGGAtcggcagctctgccagcagcgcCTCGGCCCCAGCCCTGTGCCGTGAcggggggggacgtggggccgTCAGTCCTGCCTGTGCCACGGGGACAGGCAGGGGGGGCCCCCATGCACCATGGCCCCCGTGCACCATGCTCTCCCATGCACCGTGCTCCCCCCGTGTGCACCACATTCTCCTGTGTGCTGCGCTCCCCCCGTGCACCGCGTCCCCCCCACGCCGCACCTCTCGCTGCCCGCCCAGCGTGGCCAGGTCTTCTTGCCAAGCATCTTGTAGCGCTCCAGGAAGGAGCCGTAGAGCTGGCGGAAGGCGTAGCCCGCCCGGCGCACCCGCACATTCTCCAGCAGCCCCAGGTAGCGGATCTGCACCAGCACCAGCTCCCGCGTGAACAGCATCGGCGCCTTGGTCTCGTTGGGCTTGATGCACCTGGCGGGAGGGCAAGCGGTGGGCTGGGAGCGGCCCGGCGCCGGCCAGGGCACGGGACCCCCCGGCTCCTACCTGATGTAGTTGGGGTTCTTGGAGTAGAGGTTCCTCATGAGCGTCGCCACCGAGGCCTTGAACTGGGAGCCGGCGGTGGGGGGCAGCTTGAGGGAGACCTTCTGGGGGTCACCCTCGGGGAAGAGGGAGCGCAGCAGCGGGTGCCGTGAGGCCCACATGGCCTGCGACAGGTCCCTGAAGAGCAGGTCGTTGTTCTTCTCGATGAAGCCCGTCACGTTGTAGGTCACCTGGGAGCGGGCGGTGTCAGCGCCGGGGGTTGCGCGGCCCACGGGAGCGGGGCGAGGGCCCCGTCACGGGACGGCCCCGGAGCCGGCCACGGCCCCAACCTTGCCGGCGTAGTGGTGGATGCGGAAGCAGCGGGGCGGCAGGCTGGCGTCGGTGACCCGCTTGGCGTTCTGCGTCTCCTTGCTCTCGTAGTGCCGGTGCGCAGCGCACGCCTGGTTCAGCTTGCCGAGGAAGGTGTCCTCGTTGACGACGCCAGGCCGCAGGCACTCCTCGTCCAGCATGGCCAGGATCCCGCACGTGCCCTGCACGCGACGGGCAGCATCGCCCTGAGCCCCCACGCACCGGAGCCCGGCACGCAAAACGGCCCCGTCCCTGACCCTCCAAACCACCGCGCCCAGCCCGCTCCTGGCTCTGCCCCGCGCAACGGAGAGAGCTGGGACACGGAAGCGGGCGCGGGCACAGACACCTCCGTGCAGGGGTGCAGAGCGACTCACGTTCTCGATCAAGTTGCAGATGATGCTGTTGTCGAAAAACTCCACCGGGGTCCACTGGATGCCCTGGGAGCAGAGGGGGGTCGGACACGCGGCCTCCCCCAGCCGACGCGGGGCAGGAACCGGACGTCCGGCCGTGGGGAAGGGGGTCCGGAATCCCTCTCGCCTTCCTGCTATTGAGCCCGCTGCCGGCAGGGAGCGGGGCGAGGAAGGGCCGCGGCACCGGGCCGTCTGGGACGCTtccccggccccgggctgccgAGGGGCTGCGTCCAGCCCGGCGGCACGGGCCAGGGTACCTCTCGGACGtattcctcctgctcctccttcaGGGTCAGCAGGATGAAGATCTGCTGCAGCTTCTCGTTGCAGTAGTTGATGACGAACTGCTCGAAGCCGTTGTCCTGCGGGAGAAGGTCCCCAGCCCTGCTAGACCCCCGTCGAGCGCTGCCCCACGTCCCGCCCACCGacctgccccggggccccgttgCTCACCTGGAAGATCTCGAAGCCGTAGATGTCCAGGACGCCCATCACCTTCCTCTGCTTGCCGGGCTTCACCTGGGGGGAAGCCGGGCgctgagccggggccggccgggccgggcagggtccAGCGTCCCCGGCCGCGGCAGACCCTCACCCTCACCTGGATGCTGGTGTTGATGCGGTTCACCAGCCAGTCGAAGAGGCGGCTGTAGATGTTCTTGGCCAGCGCGTCCCGCCCGTAGTAGCCCtggggagaggaggcaggggctcggcgggggccccggggcgctgcccgcggcaggGAGGGCAGGTGCCCCGCGCACCTGGGAGACGCTGAGGCTGGTGAGCACCATCTCATCGCGGGCCTTCACGGTGCGGGAGCACAGCGCCTGCTCCAGGGCGCTGGGGTCCAGCCTGATGAGCTGGCAGATCTCCTCCAGCTCTGCGCGAGGAGGCAGCAGTGCCGGGGCCAGGCGGGGGCCGAgcccggagcccccggcccggTCCCTGGCCCCTCCCTACCTCGCGGCTCCGGAATGCTGCAGGCCTCCATCCCGCTGGCCTGGAAGTGGCTGCTGAGCTGCACGTTGCCCAGCTTGAGCACGACGGCCGTCACCTCCAGCAGCGCCATCACCTCGTCCGTCGAGAAACCGATGACCCCCATGGCGTCCTGGGGACGGGGATGGGTGGCTcagcgggacgggacgggggcgatgggccgcagccccctccccggcccccggcacctgCACGGCGCGGAAGTTGGCAGCGTCGTCGACGCCGGGCAGGCTGGAGCTCTCGCGGTTCAGGTAGCCGTAGTGCCGGCAGTCCTGGCGCAGCCTCAGCCGCTCTGGGGGCAGGACGGGGCGCGATGGGGCTCAGCCACGGCCCCCactcccgcccccccgggccccggcacCTACGGAGCAGCTCGGCCGAGCCGCCGGCCAGGAGCTGGTAGAAGATGTGGAAGTTCCTCTCGCCCTGCACGTGCCGGATGACGCGGGATTTCTCCAGCAGGtctgcggggagggggcggccgtcAGCAGGGTGGGGGCCGCGACGGgaccccccccgccgctgccgcgctCACAGTTGCTGATGACGCCGCCGAGGGGCTCGCCCTTGAAGTCGAACTCCACGTCCATGTACTTGCCCTGGAGAGGGGACCTGGCTCAGGGCGTCCCCGGGGCGCCGCTCcacggccccgggggggtccggccccgccgcccccacggCCACCGGCAGCACCACTCACGAATCGGGAGGAGTTGTCGTTGCGGATGGTCTTGGCGTTGCCGaaggctgcaggaggaggaggaggagggggtcaggcgggggcgggggccggggcagctccgGCGGCCGTGCGCGCCCTCGGCACTCACCCTCCAGCACCGGGTtggactgcagcagctgctccttCACCTTGGTCACCTCCTCGCCCTTGCCGCACACAGCCGCCACGTAGGACATCACCAGCTTGCTGGCCTCTGCGGCGAGGGGCTGTCAGTGCCGGAGGGGCGCCTGTGcccccggccccctgccccgcCGGCCCTACCTGTCTTGCCGGCGCCGCTCTCGCCCGTGATGAGGATGCACTGGTCCTGGTCGCGGTCCCGCAGCGAGCGGTAGGCGTCATCGGCGATGGCGTAgctgggggcagagcggggctggAGGGGAAGCGCTGGGACCCCCCGGTgtggccgcggggccgccccacgCTGCCGCCAGACCCCGAAGCCTGGGGGTCCCCCACGGGTGAAGCCGTCCCCCCCCCGCTCACATGTGGGGCTTCACGGCGAAGAAGTTGCAGCCGTGGTACTCCTGCACCTTCTCGGGGGTGTAGATGGGCAGGGAGCGGTATGGGTTCACCGAGATCACCACGTTCCCGATGTACGTCTGCGGGTGGCAGGAGGGCATGGTGCGGGGGGGCTGCGACGAGCCGGCCCAAACCCTGCGTCCATCTCCCCAACCTGCCCCCTTGGGCCCCCGACccaccccctgtgccccccatctccccaacccgcACCCCTGGGCCCCCAACccaccccctgtgccccccatctccccaacccgcacccccatcccgcccctgtgccccccatctccccaaccctgcccccGCCTCCCCATCCCGAACCCCGAGCCGCTCCTCCCCATCCCGCCCCCCCCTCGAGCCCCCCGGCCCGCTGCGCACGTAGATGTCCCCGCGCTGGAAGCG is a window from the Dromaius novaehollandiae isolate bDroNov1 chromosome 28, bDroNov1.hap1, whole genome shotgun sequence genome containing:
- the MYO1A gene encoding unconventional myosin-Ia isoform X2, which gives rise to MAVGSRRARPWVPLGCSAGVRGSRAAPSPSCPPPPRLPPPGRREEAEAEFIRAARIGPRCPSFLAGCGGQSSAAPEPPAMEATASLLDAAAVGDLVLLDPLTEESLLRALQERFQRGDIYTYIGNVVISVNPYRSLPIYTPEKVQEYHGCNFFAVKPHIYAIADDAYRSLRDRDQDQCILITGESGAGKTEASKLVMSYVAAVCGKGEEVTKVKEQLLQSNPVLEAFGNAKTIRNDNSSRFGKYMDVEFDFKGEPLGGVISNYLLEKSRVIRHVQGERNFHIFYQLLAGGSAELLQRLRLRQDCRHYGYLNRESSSLPGVDDAANFRAVQDAMGVIGFSTDEVMALLEVTAVVLKLGNVQLSSHFQASGMEACSIPEPRELEEICQLIRLDPSALEQALCSRTVKARDEMVLTSLSVSQGYYGRDALAKNIYSRLFDWLVNRINTSIQVKPGKQRKVMGVLDIYGFEIFQDNGFEQFVINYCNEKLQQIFILLTLKEEQEEYVREGIQWTPVEFFDNSIICNLIENGTCGILAMLDEECLRPGVVNEDTFLGKLNQACAAHRHYESKETQNAKRVTDASLPPRCFRIHHYAGKVTYNVTGFIEKNNDLLFRDLSQAMWASRHPLLRSLFPEGDPQKVSLKLPPTAGSQFKASVATLMRNLYSKNPNYIRCIKPNETKAPMLFTRELVLVQIRYLGLLENVRVRRAGYAFRQLYGSFLERYKMLGKKTWPRWAGSERAGAEALLAELPIPAEELAYGHTKLFIRSPRTLFDLERRRQERVAELATLIQKMFRGWRCRTQFQLMRKSQILIAAWFRGHAQKHRYRQMRRSALLLQAYARGWKVRKTYRKYFRSGASARLANFIYRRLVQKFFVGLRNNLPPLAVTDRTWPPAPYRFLAGTNQELKDIFHRWKCKKYREQLTPQRRALLQAKLCASELFKDKKTLYPKSLPQPFQGEYLGLTQNPKYQKLHAVAKDKLVMAEAVRKVNRASGKTVPRLLLLTTEHLVLAEPKGAQPKTVLSLGDIRSVSVTRFSDGFLALHLKESSTGGTKGDFLLVSDHLIELVTRLHQTLMDTTAQALPLHIADQFSTRFQKGDMAVTVVESAKGSREVPVCKKKGSHKMEVLVH
- the MYO1A gene encoding unconventional myosin-Ia isoform X1; the protein is MAVGSRRARPWVPLGCSAGVRGSRAAPSPSCPPPPRLPPPGRREEAEAEFIRAARIGPRCPSFLAGCGGQSSAAPEPPAMEATASLLDAAAVGDLVLLDPLTEESLLRALQERFQRGDIYTYIGNVVISVNPYRSLPIYTPEKVQEYHGCNFFAVKPHIYAIADDAYRSLRDRDQDQCILITGESGAGKTEASKLVMSYVAAVCGKGEEVTKVKEQLLQSNPVLEAFGNAKTIRNDNSSRFGKYMDVEFDFKGEPLGGVISNYLLEKSRVIRHVQGERNFHIFYQLLAGGSAELLQRLRLRQDCRHYGYLNRESSSLPGVDDAANFRAVQDAMGVIGFSTDEVMALLEVTAVVLKLGNVQLSSHFQASGMEACSIPEPRELEEICQLIRLDPSALEQALCSRTVKARDEMVLTSLSVSQGYYGRDALAKNIYSRLFDWLVNRINTSIQVKPGKQRKVMGVLDIYGFEIFQDNGFEQFVINYCNEKLQQIFILLTLKEEQEEYVREGIQWTPVEFFDNSIICNLIENGTCGILAMLDEECLRPGVVNEDTFLGKLNQACAAHRHYESKETQNAKRVTDASLPPRCFRIHHYAGKVTYNVTGFIEKNNDLLFRDLSQAMWASRHPLLRSLFPEGDPQKVSLKLPPTAGSQFKASVATLMRNLYSKNPNYIRCIKPNETKAPMLFTRELVLVQIRYLGLLENVRVRRAGYAFRQLYGSFLERYKMLGKKTWPRWAGSERAGAEALLAELPIPAEELAYGHTKLFIRSPRTLFDLERRRQERVAELATLIQKMFRGWRCRTQFQLMRKSQILIAAWFRGHAQKHRYRQMRRSALLLQAYARGWKSRRLLRELKSQRRRHRAASTISAYWRGYQVRKTYRKYFRSGASARLANFIYRRLVQKFFVGLRNNLPPLAVTDRTWPPAPYRFLAGTNQELKDIFHRWKCKKYREQLTPQRRALLQAKLCASELFKDKKTLYPKSLPQPFQGEYLGLTQNPKYQKLHAVAKDKLVMAEAVRKVNRASGKTVPRLLLLTTEHLVLAEPKGAQPKTVLSLGDIRSVSVTRFSDGFLALHLKESSTGGTKGDFLLVSDHLIELVTRLHQTLMDTTAQALPLHIADQFSTRFQKGDMAVTVVESAKGSREVPVCKKKGSHKMEVLVH
- the MYO1A gene encoding unconventional myosin-Ia isoform X3, which codes for MEATASLLDAAAVGDLVLLDPLTEESLLRALQERFQRGDIYTYIGNVVISVNPYRSLPIYTPEKVQEYHGCNFFAVKPHIYAIADDAYRSLRDRDQDQCILITGESGAGKTEASKLVMSYVAAVCGKGEEVTKVKEQLLQSNPVLEAFGNAKTIRNDNSSRFGKYMDVEFDFKGEPLGGVISNYLLEKSRVIRHVQGERNFHIFYQLLAGGSAELLQRLRLRQDCRHYGYLNRESSSLPGVDDAANFRAVQDAMGVIGFSTDEVMALLEVTAVVLKLGNVQLSSHFQASGMEACSIPEPRELEEICQLIRLDPSALEQALCSRTVKARDEMVLTSLSVSQGYYGRDALAKNIYSRLFDWLVNRINTSIQVKPGKQRKVMGVLDIYGFEIFQDNGFEQFVINYCNEKLQQIFILLTLKEEQEEYVREGIQWTPVEFFDNSIICNLIENGTCGILAMLDEECLRPGVVNEDTFLGKLNQACAAHRHYESKETQNAKRVTDASLPPRCFRIHHYAGKVTYNVTGFIEKNNDLLFRDLSQAMWASRHPLLRSLFPEGDPQKVSLKLPPTAGSQFKASVATLMRNLYSKNPNYIRCIKPNETKAPMLFTRELVLVQIRYLGLLENVRVRRAGYAFRQLYGSFLERYKMLGKKTWPRWAGSERAGAEALLAELPIPAEELAYGHTKLFIRSPRTLFDLERRRQERVAELATLIQKMFRGWRCRTQFQLMRKSQILIAAWFRGHAQKHRYRQMRRSALLLQAYARGWKSRRLLRELKSQRRRHRAASTISAYWRGYQVRKTYRKYFRSGASARLANFIYRRLVQKFFVGLRNNLPPLAVTDRTWPPAPYRFLAGTNQELKDIFHRWKCKKYREQLTPQRRALLQAKLCASELFKDKKTLYPKSLPQPFQGEYLGLTQNPKYQKLHAVAKDKLVMAEAVRKVNRASGKTVPRLLLLTTEHLVLAEPKGAQPKTVLSLGDIRSVSVTRFSDGFLALHLKESSTGGTKGDFLLVSDHLIELVTRLHQTLMDTTAQALPLHIADQFSTRFQKGDMAVTVVESAKGSREVPVCKKKGSHKMEVLVH